From Pagrus major chromosome 9, Pma_NU_1.0, the proteins below share one genomic window:
- the pou3f3a gene encoding LOW QUALITY PROTEIN: POU domain, class 3, transcription factor 3-A (The sequence of the model RefSeq protein was modified relative to this genomic sequence to represent the inferred CDS: deleted 1 base in 1 codon) has protein sequence MLWGMATATSSPYLASSRILSGPVLHSDRRGGGMQPGSTAVTTVSSGYRGDPSVKMVQSDFMQGAMVASNGGHMLSHAHQWVTSLPHAAAAAAAAAVAAVEAGSPWPPSSQPQDVKRNAGREDLHSGTALHHRSPHLGPHQTHPGSWGGTSAAHISITEGQQQQQQQQQQSLIYSQPGGFTVNGMLSSHAGQSLMHPGLVRGESPELDHSSHHHHHHHHHNHHAHHHQHHGVSHEPHSDEDTPTSDDLEHFAKQFKQRRIKLGFTQADVGLALGTLYGNVFSQTTICRFEALQLSFKNMCKLKPLLNKWLEEADSTTGSPTSIDKIATQGRKRKKRTSIEVSVKGALESHFLKCPKPSAQEINSLADTLQLEKEVVRVWFCNRRQKEKRMTPPGLPRTPEDAYSQVGSMGPDTPSPSIDCKRMYSDT, from the exons ATGCTTTGGGGGATGGCAACAGCTACCTCGAGTCCATACCTAGCCAGCAGCAGGATTTTATCCGGCCCGGTCCTTCACTCTGACCGGAGGGGTGGTGGCATGCAGCCGGGCAGCACCGCTGTGACCACGGTGTCTAGTGGATACAGAGGGGACCCTTCGGTAAAGATGGTGCAGAGTGACTTCATGCAGGGAGCCATGGTGGCGAGCAACGGGGGCCACATGTTAAGCCATGCCCACCAGTGGGTGACATCGCTGCCTCacgcagcagccgcagcagccgCAGCCGCGGTGGCAGCAGTGGAGGCCGGCTCCCCATGGCCCCCCAGCTCCCAGCCGCAGGACGTGAAGAGGAACGCCGGCAGAGAGGACCTGCACTCGGGCACCGCTCTGCACCACAGGTCCCCACATCTGGGACCCCATCAGACGCACCCGGGAAGTTGGGGAGGCACCTCTGCGGCGCACATCAGCATCACCgaggggcagcagcagcagcaacagcagcaacaacagtcCCTCATTTACTCGCAGCCCGGCGGCTTCACAGTCAACGGGATGCTCAGCTCGCACGCCGGGCAGAGTCTCATGCACCCGGGGCTGGTGCGCGGGGAATCCCCGGAGCTGGACCACAgcagccaccaccatcaccatcaccaccaccataaCCACCACGCGCACCATCACCAGCACCACGGCGTGAGCCACGAGCCGCACTCAGACGAGGACACCCCAACGTCTGACGACTTGGAGCATTTCGCCAAACAATTCAAACAGCGACGGATCAAGCTGGGGTTCACCCAGGCTGACGTGGGCTTAGCTCTGGGCACCCTGTACGGCAACGTGTTCTCACAGACCACCATCTGCAGGTTCGAGGCGCTGCAGCTGAGCTTTAAGAACATGTGCAAGCTGAAGCCTCTGTTGAACAAGTGGCTGGAGGAGGCCGACTCCACGACCGGGAGCCCGACCAGCATCGATAAGATCGCCACCCAGggcaggaagaggaaaaagcGCACATCCATCGAGGTGAGCGTGAAAGGCGCGCTGGAGAGCCACTTCCTCAAGTGTCCCAAACCTTCCGCGCAGGAGATCAACTCTCTGGCGGATACTCTGCagctggagaaggaggtggTCAGGGTCTGGTTCTGCAACCGCAGGCAGAAGGAGAAGCGCATGACGCCGCCCGGACTGCCGCGCACC CCGGAGGACGCGTATTCACAGGTGGGCAGCATGGGTCCCGACACACCGTCACCCTCCATAGACTGCAAGAGGATGTACAGCGACACGTGA